Below is a genomic region from Mycolicibacter hiberniae.
GCTGACCTTGTTCTTGAACCCGACCAGGTAGATCAGGTGCAGCCCCAGCCAGGCCAGCCACGCCAGGAAGCCGCTGAACTCCAGCGGGCCGATCTTGGTGACCGCGGAGAACCGGGACACGGTGGCCATGGAGCCCTTGTCCAGGTACTGGAAGGGTTCCCGGTCGGTGGGGTTGGCGCCGCCCAGTTCGGCCTTGATGGTGCTCGCGACGTGCTTGGCGCCCTGGATAGCGCCCTGAGCCATCCCGGGAACGCCCTCGACGGCGGCCATGTCGCCGACCACGAACACGTTCGGGTGACCGGGTACGGACAGGTCGGGCAGCACCTTGACCCGGCCGGCGCGGTCGAGTTCCACCGCGGACTGCTCGGCCAGGTCGCGGCCCAGCGGGCTGGCGGAGACACCGGCGGACCACACCTTGCACTGGGATTCGATCCGCCGGATGACGCCGTCGGAGTCCTTGATGGTCAGGCCGTTGCGGTCGACATCGGTCACCATGGCGCCGAGCTGGATCTCCACGCCCATCTTCTCCAGCCGCTCGGCGGCTTTGCGGCCCAGCTTCTCGCCCATCGGCGGCAGCACGGCCGGAGCGGCGTCCAGCAGGATCACCCGCGCCTTGGTGGAGTCGATGTTGCGGAACGCGCCCTTGAGCGTGTAGTTGGCCAGTTCGGCGATCTGCCCGGCCATCTCCACCCCGGTGGGGCCGGCGCCGATCACCGTGAAGGTCAGCAGCTTCTCTCGCCGGGCGGCGTCCCGGGACCGCTCCGCCTGCTCGAAGGCGCTCAGGATGCGGCCCCGCAACTCCAGGGCGTCGTCGATGGTCTTCATGCCGGGCGCGAACTCGGCAAAATGGTCGTTGCCGAAGTAGGACTGCCCGGCGCCGGCAGCGATGATCAGGCTGTCGAACGGGGTGTCGTAGGTGTGGCCGAGCACCTCGGAGGTGACGAACTTGCCCGCCAGGTCGATGTGGGTGACGTCGCCGAGCAACACCTGCGCGTTGCGCTGCTTGCGCAGCACGACGCGAGTGGACGGCGCGATTTCGCCCTCGGAGAGGATTCCGGTCGCAACCTGGTACAGCAGGGGCTGGAACAGGTGGTGGGTGGTGCGGGCGATCAACTTGACGTCGACGTCGGCGCGCTTGAGTTTCTTGGCCGCGGTCAACCCACCGAATCCTGAGCCGATGATGACGACCTGGTGGCGTCGGCTCTGCGGCGCAGTGACTTCAGGCTGGGCGCTCATGGGAATCCGGTTGCTCCTCGACGGTGACTGCGTTCCACTAATACGCTAGTCGACCTAAAAGGCGGTCACCTCATCTGCTGGTTGTGGGATTAACCACTCCGGTTGCGGTCAGCCGAAGCAGGCCAACGCTCCGCGGCCGACATGCAGGGTCTGGCCGGTGATGTGCCGAGCCGCTGGAGAGGTCAAAAACACCGCAAGACGGGCGATTTCGGCCGCGCCGCTCGGAGGCACGCGGGTCAGCCCGTCATAGCCGGGCCGGGCGCCGTCGCCGGCAGCGACCACGTTGACAGTGATTCCGCGGGTGCCGAAAGCGGTGGCCTGCCCGGCGGTCCAGTTCGACAGCGCGGCCTTGACGGCGGCCTCGGCACTGCCGTCCGGCGGGTTCTCCGGCAGCACCGAAATGATGGATCCACCCGAGCGCAGATGATCGCCGACGGTCCCGACGGTCAGCACCGCGGACAGCACGGTGGCGTCGAGCGCGCTACGCCACGCGGTGGCCTGATCGGCCAGCGAATAGCCGCGCGGATCGCCGCCCTGCCACTGGGGCGCCGGGACGTGGACGATGGTGTCGAGATGGTGTGGGAACAGCCCGCGGGCCTGCACCATGCTGGCCGGGTCGGTGGTGTCGCAGACGACGGCTTGGGCGTCGAGTTCCTTGGCGGCCACCTCGAGTTCGGTGCTCCGCAGGCCGGCAAGCGTCACATTGTGGCCGGCCTCGCTGAATCCTTCGGCGATGACGCGACCCAATTCGGTGTCACCACCGGTGACCAGCACATCCATCGGTAGGTCCTCCTCGTGTTCGCAGCTATGTTACTGGACAGTAGCGGGTTGGTGGTGCTGTGCCGAAACTCGGCACAGACACAATCCGGCCACAGTCCGGCAGCGTGCGGTGCAGCGGGCGCAACGACCCACGTCGCGGTGGCGCGTCATGCTTGCTGTCGCCGTTAGGCTGCGTGCTATGCGACGTTGCAGGTCGGTGTGCGGTGCGGTGGCCGCCATGCTGGTGGGGGGCCTGACCGCCTGCAGTTCCGGCCCCGCGGGGTCGTCGATCACGGTGTTCGCCGCGGCTTCGCTGGAGCCGGTCTTCATCGAGCTCGCCACGCGGTTCGGCGCCGATCACCCGGGCGTGACGGTTGCCTTCAACTTCGCCGGGTCATCCGACCTAGCCACCCAGCTGGTGCAGGGCGCTCGCGCCGACGTCTTCGCCTCGGCCAACACCACCCAGATGGACAACATCGCGCAGGCCGATCTGCTGGACGGCGCGGCGGTGCCCTTCGCCACGAACACGCTGGTGATCGTGACGGAGCCGGGCAACCCGCATGCCGTGGGCTCCTTGGCCGACCTGGCCGCTCCCGGGCTGTCCGTGGTGGTGTGCCAGGTGCCGGTGCCCTGCGGGGCGGCCACCCGCACCGTCGCCGAGGTCGCCGGGGTCGCGCTGCATCCGGTCAGCGAGGAACCCTCGGTCACCGACGTCCTCAACAAGGTCACCACCGGACAGGCCGACGCCGGTGTCGTGTACCGCACCGAGGCGCAGCACGCCGCGGACAAGGTGACCACCGTGGAGTTCCCCGAGGCCGCCAGGGCGGTCAATACCTATCCGATCGCCGTGCTGCGGGAGACATCCCATGTGGGGCAGGCCCGCGCTTTCGTGGATCTGGTCACCGGCGAGACAGGACGCACGATCTTGCGCGCAGCCGGTTTCGGTAGGCCCTGAGCGGCATGGTCGGCCGGCCTGATGACCTGCCGCGCTGGGTCTATGTGCCCGCCGCCCTCGGCGCGGCATTCGTGGTGTTGCCGCTGGCCGGGATCGCGGTCAAAGTCGACTGGCCGCATTTCTGGTCACTGATCAGCAGCCCATCGGCCACCACGGCACTGCAACTGAGCCTGCGCACAGCGGCGGCCAGCACCGTGCTGTGCGTGCTCCTGGGAGTGCCGATGGCCTTGGTGCTGGCGCGCAGTCGCGCGGCGGTGGTGCGGATCCTGCGACCGCTGGTGCTGCTGCCGCTGGTCTTGCCGCCGGTGGTGGGTGGCATCGCGCTGTTGTACGCCTTCGGCAGGCTGGGGCTGCTGGGCCGGTACCTGGAAGCGGCCGGGGTCCACATCGCCTTCACCACCACCGCGGTGGTGCTGGCACAGACGTTCGTGTCGCTGCCGTTCCTGGTGATCGCCCTCGAAGGTGCGGCGCGGACGGCCGGCGCCGATTACGAGCTGGTGGCGGCCACGTTGGGCGCCCGGCCCAGCGCCGTCTGGTGGCGCGTCACGCTGCCGCTGTTGACCCCCGGCCTGGTCTCCGGATCGGTGTTGGCGTTCGCTCGCTCCCTCGGAGAGTTCGGGGCGACGCTGACCTTCGCCGGATCCCTCGAAGGTGTCACCCGGACCCTGCCGCTGGCCATCTACCTGCAGCGGGTGTCCGACGCGGAGGCCGCAGCGGCCATGTCGCTGTTGTTGGTGGCCGTTGCCGTAGTGGTGGTGGGGGTGCTGGGCGCCCGGCAGTGGGGCCGCATCCGATGAGCGCCGACGCGGTGGGGCTCACCGTGCGGGCGGTGGTTCCCGAGCGCGGCCTGGACGTCCGTCTGAATCTGGCGCCGGGCGAGATTCTGGCGGTGCTGGGGCCCAACGGGGCGGGAAAGTCCACGCTGCTGCACGTGATAGCGGGTCTGGTGCAGCCCGATGACGGGCTGGTGCGGGCGGGGGACCGGATTTTGACCGATACCGGAGCCGGGGTGCGGGTGGCCACCTTCGCGCGGCGGATCGGTCTGCTGCTGCAGGACCCGCTGCTGTTTCCGCACCTGAATGTGGCGGCCAACGTGGCGTTCGGCGCGCAGCGCCCCCGGTACCGCCCGCCATGGCGACGGGCGGGTGCGCATGCGGTGGCGGCGCCGTGGCTGCGAGCGGTCGGCGCCGAGGGACTGGCCGGGCGGCGGCCCCACCAGCTGTCCGGGGGACAGGCGCAGCGGGTCGCGATCGCGCGGGCCCTGGCCGCCGAACCGGAGGTGCTGTTGCTCGACGAGCCGCTGTCCGGTCTTGACGTCGGCGCGGCGTCCGCGGTGCGCAGGGTG
It encodes:
- a CDS encoding NAD(P)/FAD-dependent oxidoreductase translates to MSAQPEVTAPQSRRHQVVIIGSGFGGLTAAKKLKRADVDVKLIARTTHHLFQPLLYQVATGILSEGEIAPSTRVVLRKQRNAQVLLGDVTHIDLAGKFVTSEVLGHTYDTPFDSLIIAAGAGQSYFGNDHFAEFAPGMKTIDDALELRGRILSAFEQAERSRDAARREKLLTFTVIGAGPTGVEMAGQIAELANYTLKGAFRNIDSTKARVILLDAAPAVLPPMGEKLGRKAAERLEKMGVEIQLGAMVTDVDRNGLTIKDSDGVIRRIESQCKVWSAGVSASPLGRDLAEQSAVELDRAGRVKVLPDLSVPGHPNVFVVGDMAAVEGVPGMAQGAIQGAKHVASTIKAELGGANPTDREPFQYLDKGSMATVSRFSAVTKIGPLEFSGFLAWLAWLGLHLIYLVGFKNKVSTLLSWNVTFLSTRRGQLTITEQQAFARTRLEQLEVLAAEAQRGTERAVS
- a CDS encoding SDR family oxidoreductase, with the translated sequence MDVLVTGGDTELGRVIAEGFSEAGHNVTLAGLRSTELEVAAKELDAQAVVCDTTDPASMVQARGLFPHHLDTIVHVPAPQWQGGDPRGYSLADQATAWRSALDATVLSAVLTVGTVGDHLRSGGSIISVLPENPPDGSAEAAVKAALSNWTAGQATAFGTRGITVNVVAAGDGARPGYDGLTRVPPSGAAEIARLAVFLTSPAARHITGQTLHVGRGALACFG
- the modA gene encoding molybdate ABC transporter substrate-binding protein — encoded protein: MRRCRSVCGAVAAMLVGGLTACSSGPAGSSITVFAAASLEPVFIELATRFGADHPGVTVAFNFAGSSDLATQLVQGARADVFASANTTQMDNIAQADLLDGAAVPFATNTLVIVTEPGNPHAVGSLADLAAPGLSVVVCQVPVPCGAATRTVAEVAGVALHPVSEEPSVTDVLNKVTTGQADAGVVYRTEAQHAADKVTTVEFPEAARAVNTYPIAVLRETSHVGQARAFVDLVTGETGRTILRAAGFGRP
- a CDS encoding ABC transporter permease, coding for MVGRPDDLPRWVYVPAALGAAFVVLPLAGIAVKVDWPHFWSLISSPSATTALQLSLRTAAASTVLCVLLGVPMALVLARSRAAVVRILRPLVLLPLVLPPVVGGIALLYAFGRLGLLGRYLEAAGVHIAFTTTAVVLAQTFVSLPFLVIALEGAARTAGADYELVAATLGARPSAVWWRVTLPLLTPGLVSGSVLAFARSLGEFGATLTFAGSLEGVTRTLPLAIYLQRVSDAEAAAAMSLLLVAVAVVVVGVLGARQWGRIR